The nucleotide sequence CTTTAATTTTATCACCCTACGTGCAATTTGATAGGAAATAGTACTACCCTTATAGCAAACCACTTCCGGAACTTTAAAAAGTGCCGTCTCTAGAGTTGCAGTCCCCGAAGTTACTAATGCTGCCGTGGCTAAACCTAGAATATCATAAGTTCTATTCATAACCAAATGCACATTCTTCTTCTTAATGTATTGAGCATAGAATTCTGGTTCCTGACTTGGTGCTCCGGCAATTATAAATTGGTATTCCTTATAGTTATCTGTTATGCTTAGCATGGTTTCCAGCATTCTAGAGATCTCTTGCTTTCTGCTTCCTGGTAGCAATGCTATAATTGGGCGGTCATCTAATTGAAACTTCTTTTTGAAACTTTTTGGTTCAACTATATCTTGCTTAGCAATAGCATCTATTAAAGGGTGTCCTACAAAATGTATAGGGAAGTCATGCTTGTTTTCATAGAAGTCTTTTTCAAAAGGTAAGATCACATACATGTGGTCTATATCTCTTTTAATAGCCGATATTCTGTTTTCTTTCCAGGCCCAAATTTGGGGAGAGATATAAAAATGTGTAGGAATACCTTCTTCTTTTGCCCATTTTGCAATTCTTAGATTAAATCCTGGATAGTCTATAAAGATCAAGGCATCTGGATTGTAATCTTTAATGTCTTGTTTGCAGAAAGAAATGTTCTTTAGAATGGTGCGAAGGTTCATCACTACTTCAGAGAAACCCATAAAGGCCAACTCCCGATAATGTTTTACTAAAGTGCCGCCGGCAGCTTCCATAAGATCTCCTCCCCAGAATCTAAATTCTGCGTGCGGGTCTTCTTTTTTTAAAGCCAACATCAAATTTGATGCATGAAGATCTCCAGAGGCTTCGCCAGCAATTAGATAGTATTTCATAGCATTCTAAATCTAAAGTATTTTTGTAATTGCGATGATTACTGCTACTAAAACTGTAGCTAATAATACACCTCTCGCTTTATAGATCTCATTCTTTTTGATAAATATAAAAAAAGGAATAAAATTTAATGCAGCACCTAATGCTATGACCTTTCCTAAGTAATCATTATTTGCGGCCTCGATGAGCGTAGTTTTTATGTCCAGCTCAGAGAATAGAGAGATATATAGAAATATCCCTATTATCGTGGCAAGTATCCCCACCAACAGGCCGGTTAGAACTTGTTTCCTAATCATTAAGATTCCAGCTATTAAGGTCTTGAATATAATGATGTGCGGTAAGATCGAACTGTACAGGCACAACAGAAACATATCCGTTCGCTAAAGCCCATTCATCTGTATCTTCTCCCTTGTCTTCATTTATAAATTCTCCTGTTAACCAATAGTAATCTCTCCCTTGCGGATTGGTACGTTTATCAAATTCTTCTTTCCAAAGGGCCTTAGCCTGTCTGCAAATTTTTATCCCTTTAATATCTGCCTCTGGAAGTTTAGGTAAGTTAACATTCAATACCACTCCCTTTGGAAGTCCGTTCTTTAAAACTTTTTGAGTAATAGCTTTGATAAACTTTTTGGTAGGTTCAAAATCTGCGGTGAGCGAATAATCTAAAAGAGAGAATCCTATAGCCGGTATTCCTTCAATTCCTGCTTCTACCGCAGCGCTCATAGTTCCTGAATAAATTACATTTATGGAGGAATTTGAACCATGATTTATACCGCTTACACAAAGGTCTGGTTTACGATGTAAAATTTCCTGAGTTGCAATTTTCACACAATCTGCAGGAGTTCCGGAGCAGCTATATTCTTTATGAGTGTACTTTTCATTGATCTTAACCGGGTCGCAATAAAGCGTGTCGCTAATAGTTATAGCATGGCCCATAGCGCTCTGTGGGCTATCTGGAGCAACAACAATTACATCTCCAAGTTGTTTCATTACCTCGATGAGGGTTCTTATTCCTGGTGCAGTTATTCCGTCGTCATTAGTAACTAAGATAAGAGGCTTATTCTGAGTCATCTTTTGTTTTATTTAAGATTGCTAAAATAATATTTTCCAAAGGAAAGCTTATCTTAGACGTCGAACAAATAAATTGTGAGATTCGACGTGATTGGCACAATTTTTTATATAATTACCCTACTATTAATGTTGAAATTTATGCGATTTATGAAAAGGAACTATAAAGTGCTGGTCCTGTTACTGTTGATGGCCGCGGCTTCCTGCAGTTTTACCACCAAAAAATTTGAAGATCCAAATAAAGACAAACTTTTAATGGATCTTATCACTTATGTTCTTGAACGTGGACATTATGATGCAAAAAGTATAGATGATACCTTTTCAAAAGAAGTTTACAAGGATTATTTATCTGACATTGACCCCTTAAAAAGATTTTTCTATAAAAAAGACATAGAAGGATTTTCTGCTTATGAAAATCAAATTGACGACCAGATTCGCAATAAAGATCTAAGCTTTTTTGATCTAACTCACGAAACGCTAGTTTCAAGAATGAAAGAAGTTAGAGTGATCTATAAAGAGATACTTGCAGAACCATTCGACTTTACTTCAGAAGAGGACATTAATACAGATTATGAAGATGTAGAATATGTATCTTCTCGAGAAGAGTTAAAAGAACGCTGGAGAAAGCAATTGAAGTTCACTACACTGGGAACTTTTGCAGATCTTAAAGAAGATCAACAAAGAGCATTGGCTAATAAATCTTCTAGTGATAAAGAAAATACCGCTGCGGCTTTTACTTCGGAAGGAAACAAAACAGATAAGAAAGTAGAAGCTTTAACTAAAAGATCTGATGCAGAATTAGAGAAAGAAGCTAGAGAATCTACACTTACCGCTATGGATGAGTATTTTGATTTTAGCGAAGAGATTGAACGTAAAGATTATTTCACTGTATATCTAAATGCTATTGTAGAAGAATTTGATCCGCATACTTTCTATTTCGCACCACAGGATAAAGATAGATTTGATATCGCTATGTCTGGAAAGTTAGAAGGGATTGGAGCCAGACTGCAGAAAAAGAGCGATAATATTACTATTATGGAAGTTATTTCTGGTGGTCCGGCATGGATGACAGATAAGTTGAGTGAAGGTGATGTGATCTTGAAAGTAAAGCAGGAAAAGGAAAAAGATCCTGTGAGTATTGTAGGTATGAGATTAGACGATGCAGTGAATCTTATTAAAGGGCCAAAAGGAACTAAGGTTACCTTAACTGTGAAGAAAAAAGTTCTTGGAAATATTGAGGATATCACCATTACCAGAGATGTGGTGGAGTTGGAAGAGACGTACGCCAAATCTGCGGTTGTAGAGAAGAATGGAAAAACCTTTGGGTTAATCAACCTTCCAAAGTTCTATTTTAACATGGAAGATTATAATGAGCGTAATGCAGCATCAGATGTCAAGCAGGAGATCATCCGTCTTAAAAAGCAAGGAATGGAAGGTCTTGTTTTAGATCTTAGAAATAATGGAGGCGGTTCTTTAAAAACTGTGGTAGATATTGCTGGTCTTTTTATTGAAAAAGGTCCGGTAGTACAGGTTAAATCTAAAGGTGAAGGTCAGGAGATCTTAGAAGATACAGATGCAAGTATTCTTTGGGATGGCCCAATGGTCATTCTAGTAAATGAACTTTCTGCTTCGGCTTCAGAAATTCTGGCTGCAGCAATGCAAGATTATAAGAGAGCTGTGATCATAGGAAGTAAGCAAACTTATGGTAAGGGAACAGTTCAGAATGTAATAGATCTTAATCAAACCGTTAGAAGTAATGAGTATGGAGACCTAGGAGCTCTTAAATTAACCACTCAGAAGTTCTATAGGGTTAATGGGGGTTCTACTCAATTAGAAGGTGTAAAGAGTGATGTTGTAGTTCCAGACAGATATAGTTATATTGATGTAGGGGAGAAGGATAATGAAAACCCTTTACCTTGGGATCAAATAGCTCCTGCAAAATATAAAGTGTGGAGTGGTTATATAGATTTTGATCAGGCTATTTCAAATAGTAAGGCCAGAATGCAGAAAAGTGCTCAATTAGGATTGATTGCTCAAAATGCAAAATGGGTGAAAGATCAAAGTGATAGAGATGTTTATTCTTTAAATTATAACTCTTATAAAGAAAGAAGAGATTTTATAGAAAATGATGCTAAGAAATTTGATGCGATCTCTAATTATAACTCAAATCTTAACTATACCTCTTTGCCTTATGAATTAGACCTTGTAAAGAATGATACTATTCTTAAGGAGAAAAGAGATAGATGGCACAAAAGTTTAAGTGGAGATGCTTATGTGGAAGAAGCAGTGAATGTTCTAGACGATATTAAAGTAAATAATATTAAGAAGGGTAAAGTAGCTCTTAAGAATTAAATAGCTCAAATAAATAATAAGAAAAACGCTTCAAAGGTAATATAACTTTTGAAGCGTTTTTCTTTCTAAATAAATTAACAGTTCTGTTTTATTGGTGTATTGAGATACTAGAGATATCAGCTTACGGGGATTGTTTCAGTACAGAAGGATTTTAAGTCAGATTTAAAATAGTACTGCATTAGTATATAATTTAATCTGTAACTTTGAGATTAATAAAATCAGTATGAAAAGAAAGTATATATATCCCGCAATGATACTGCTAGTTGCAGCAGTTATTCTTTTAGTAGAAAGATGTTCTTAAGAGTTTAAATTGTGCATTTTACCAGAACGACATTCGTTCTGAATCTAATTTTAAGAAGATAAAAAGTAGAATAGTAAAACTCCATAATCCTGAACCTCCATAGCTAAAGAAAGGCAATGGAATTCCAACAGTTGGAAAAATACCTATTACCATGCTTATATTCACTAAGAAGTGAAAAAAGATAATTCCTGTTACGCAATATCCATACACCCTATTAAAAGTTGATTTTTGTCTCTCCGCCAACATTATCAGTCTCAACAATAAGAACATAAATAGAGCTACTACAATGCTAGAGCCTACAAAACCCCATTCTTCTCCAACAGTACTAAAGATATAATCTGTATGTTGTTCTGGTACAAATTGTCCCTTTGTTTGTGTTCCTTCTGTCCAACCTTTACCAACCCAGCCGCCACTTCCAATTGCAATTTCACTTTGATTGGTGTTATAACCTATTCCTTTGTTGTCTACTTCACTTCCTAGAACAATATTAAAGCGGTCTCTGTGTCTTTGTTCAAATACATTTTGAAAGATATAATCTACAGAAAAAGAGTAGGCCATAGAAGCTACAAGTATAACCAGGAGAAGTAATACTTTAGGGCGATATCTTTTCTTTAATAGCAGACTTAATACACATATTGCCAATACTGCGAGGGTTACGTTTATTGGCCCAAATACTAGTGTAAAAACAAAGATCGCTATGGCAGAGAATCCAAGAATTAGGTAAAGACCTGATAAACCCTCTCGGTATAAAGGAAAAAGAAATGCTGCATACACCATGGCACTTCCAGCATCTGGTTGTGGTAGAATGATTAGCGCTGGAATTGCGATGATCATAAATGCCTTTACCTGACTGGTAAAGAGATATATGTTAGTTTGAATATCACCCAAATATTTTGCTAGGGCTAATGCGGTAGCTACTTTAGCAAATTCTGCAGGTTGTATACTAATACCACCAAATACATACCAGGAAGTTGCTCCGTTAATGGTTTTACCAAAGAGAAAAAGTCCGGCAATAGAAATTAAAGAGATTATATATATAACGCTAGAGAATCGCATATAGAACCTGGCTTCAATAGAGAGGAGCAGTACAATAAGAACAAGGCTTAAAACGATCCATACAGCTTGTTTCCCATACGTCTGGCTAAAATCGAAGATAGAGGTAGGGGTACTTCCCAGAGAAGCAGAATAGATATTCATCCATCCAAAGCTTATAAGCAGTAAATATATAATTATTGTTATCCAGTCAAAACTGATGGAGGTCTTAGCCATTACTTATTAATTGAAAAAGGTTGACCGCTATATTGCTTGGCGTATTCATCTTCCAGACTGTGGCTTAATACCCAATCTTCCATATCTGTTCTGGTGATGGTTCCTTTTAGATATTTCTCTACCATTAAACTAGCTATTCTACCAGCATATCTTCCTCCCCAGTATCCATTTTCAACAAAAACCGCTATTGCAATTTTTGGATTATCTACTGGAGCAAATGCTATAAATATAGAATGATCTGTAAGCTGAGTTTTCTTGCCATCAATTTTTGCAAAATTTTCTGCAGTACCAGTTTTTCCTGCAATTTCAATTCCTGGAATTCTTAAAGCTGATGCCGTACCACTCATATAAACCTGATGCATTCCTTCAATAACCGGCTCGAAATTCTTAGCGTCTACTGTTGTATAATGTTTTTTTGTAAAAGCCTCGTCTGCTATAGCCTGCCCTTCTATCTTTTTTAAGATATGAGGTGTATAGAACCATCCTTTATTTGAAATGGTAGCAGTCATATTAGCAAGTTGTATAGGCGTCATTAAGATCTCTCCTTGGCCAATAGCATTAGATAAAGTTGCAGTAGAAAACCATTTATAGGTTGGGTAATCATAAATTTTATTGTAGTAGTTGGCATCTGGGATCTTACCTGGTCTACCTGTAGAAAGATCTGATCCTAGATAACCTCCAAGTCCAAAGCTTTTTAAATGATTAGACCAAACATCCATACCTTCTTGTGGGGTTGGATATTTTTCTATTATTCTTCTATAAACATTCGCAAAATAAGCGTTACAAGATTGAGCAATTCCAGGAATCATAGATAATGGGCTGGCATGTGCATGACATCCTAATTTACGACCACGCCCATAGGCGTATCCTCTATTACAATAAAATCTATCTTCTGTGGTAACTACATCTTCCTGTAGTGCAATTAAAGC is from Gillisia sp. Hel1_33_143 and encodes:
- the lpxB gene encoding lipid-A-disaccharide synthase, whose protein sequence is MKYYLIAGEASGDLHASNLMLALKKEDPHAEFRFWGGDLMEAAGGTLVKHYRELAFMGFSEVVMNLRTILKNISFCKQDIKDYNPDALIFIDYPGFNLRIAKWAKEEGIPTHFYISPQIWAWKENRISAIKRDIDHMYVILPFEKDFYENKHDFPIHFVGHPLIDAIAKQDIVEPKSFKKKFQLDDRPIIALLPGSRKQEISRMLETMLSITDNYKEYQFIIAGAPSQEPEFYAQYIKKKNVHLVMNRTYDILGLATAALVTSGTATLETALFKVPEVVCYKGSTISYQIARRVIKLKYISLVNLIMDKEVVKELIQNDFNTKSLSAELDKILDPKVRHTIYEQYFELEMKLGGAGASKKTAKLIYNNLKH
- the surE gene encoding 5'/3'-nucleotidase SurE, with product MTQNKPLILVTNDDGITAPGIRTLIEVMKQLGDVIVVAPDSPQSAMGHAITISDTLYCDPVKINEKYTHKEYSCSGTPADCVKIATQEILHRKPDLCVSGINHGSNSSINVIYSGTMSAAVEAGIEGIPAIGFSLLDYSLTADFEPTKKFIKAITQKVLKNGLPKGVVLNVNLPKLPEADIKGIKICRQAKALWKEEFDKRTNPQGRDYYWLTGEFINEDKGEDTDEWALANGYVSVVPVQFDLTAHHYIQDLNSWNLND
- a CDS encoding carboxy terminal-processing peptidase: MKRNYKVLVLLLLMAAASCSFTTKKFEDPNKDKLLMDLITYVLERGHYDAKSIDDTFSKEVYKDYLSDIDPLKRFFYKKDIEGFSAYENQIDDQIRNKDLSFFDLTHETLVSRMKEVRVIYKEILAEPFDFTSEEDINTDYEDVEYVSSREELKERWRKQLKFTTLGTFADLKEDQQRALANKSSSDKENTAAAFTSEGNKTDKKVEALTKRSDAELEKEARESTLTAMDEYFDFSEEIERKDYFTVYLNAIVEEFDPHTFYFAPQDKDRFDIAMSGKLEGIGARLQKKSDNITIMEVISGGPAWMTDKLSEGDVILKVKQEKEKDPVSIVGMRLDDAVNLIKGPKGTKVTLTVKKKVLGNIEDITITRDVVELEETYAKSAVVEKNGKTFGLINLPKFYFNMEDYNERNAASDVKQEIIRLKKQGMEGLVLDLRNNGGGSLKTVVDIAGLFIEKGPVVQVKSKGEGQEILEDTDASILWDGPMVILVNELSASASEILAAAMQDYKRAVIIGSKQTYGKGTVQNVIDLNQTVRSNEYGDLGALKLTTQKFYRVNGGSTQLEGVKSDVVVPDRYSYIDVGEKDNENPLPWDQIAPAKYKVWSGYIDFDQAISNSKARMQKSAQLGLIAQNAKWVKDQSDRDVYSLNYNSYKERRDFIENDAKKFDAISNYNSNLNYTSLPYELDLVKNDTILKEKRDRWHKSLSGDAYVEEAVNVLDDIKVNNIKKGKVALKN
- the rodA gene encoding rod shape-determining protein RodA — encoded protein: MAKTSISFDWITIIIYLLLISFGWMNIYSASLGSTPTSIFDFSQTYGKQAVWIVLSLVLIVLLLSIEARFYMRFSSVIYIISLISIAGLFLFGKTINGATSWYVFGGISIQPAEFAKVATALALAKYLGDIQTNIYLFTSQVKAFMIIAIPALIILPQPDAGSAMVYAAFLFPLYREGLSGLYLILGFSAIAIFVFTLVFGPINVTLAVLAICVLSLLLKKRYRPKVLLLLVILVASMAYSFSVDYIFQNVFEQRHRDRFNIVLGSEVDNKGIGYNTNQSEIAIGSGGWVGKGWTEGTQTKGQFVPEQHTDYIFSTVGEEWGFVGSSIVVALFMFLLLRLIMLAERQKSTFNRVYGYCVTGIIFFHFLVNISMVIGIFPTVGIPLPFFSYGGSGLWSFTILLFIFLKLDSERMSFW